In one Leptospiraceae bacterium genomic region, the following are encoded:
- a CDS encoding putative Ig domain-containing protein, with product MQQELESPLKCSANKYLLKGTIKDKAGNPIQNLTLTTTSSSGIALSKKSINTDSEGNYSLIICEGENTITVVDSQGNFYGTAKFILDENGNVVIQISPANENETFSISVDSVVLLESPGKPELVGLDLAAKRITSFLLNSPIRLATISDYTITLYVSTSRDITSLSPIFTYDGKMVSVNGIEQISGYTKQNFSNQIIYDVTARNGTKVSYTVNVVKVTPLSSLTYSENPARYGVDVSITNNVPTVTGTVSSYSVSPALPAGLSINSSNGIISGTPTILQASSNYTITAVNPIDSISYNLSIEIKEPSASDMVGTSAGQVLFYDVVNDLSGNAYVVGTTFGSINGQIINGSGDALLSKYDNNGKHIWTRLIGVFGKSTQGNSLSICNSGNIYISGSSTGGLSGQALNGIEDVFIAKYDSNGNLIWLRQRGGSGVTIQPSESTICDSSENIYITSRTNGAFDSQTFNGSTDAFIIKYDLNGNWQWTRLLAETTAKSTFGKDLEIDASGNIYLIGVTQAVLASGTAPANTKANITNRDLFIAKYQSDGTFNWARQTEGPVIGTDIMTMQVQIDKLNNKLYLGGYASGTFNGQSLTGLNDAFVSEYDANGNHVWTKLYGLGSKSVFTYNLKLYNSKLYLIGSTDAPLNGSTVTGTLDGFIMTLSNTGILETVKLFGYPGGSNSFLSLSFYPPNQMFIVGYTNTIFDGISPLGTNNNGLFFKYIPR from the coding sequence ATGCAACAAGAACTTGAAAGTCCTTTAAAATGCTCTGCAAATAAATATCTTTTAAAAGGGACAATTAAAGATAAGGCCGGAAATCCCATACAAAACCTGACTTTAACCACTACTTCTTCGAGCGGAATCGCCTTATCAAAAAAATCAATCAATACAGATTCTGAGGGGAATTATTCTCTCATTATTTGCGAAGGAGAAAATACAATTACCGTGGTCGACTCACAGGGAAATTTCTACGGCACTGCAAAATTTATTCTGGATGAGAACGGAAATGTAGTTATTCAAATAAGTCCGGCAAATGAAAATGAAACCTTTAGCATTTCTGTAGATTCCGTTGTTTTGCTCGAAAGTCCGGGTAAACCTGAGTTAGTCGGGCTTGACCTTGCGGCCAAACGTATTACTTCTTTTCTGCTTAATTCACCCATTCGACTGGCTACTATCTCGGATTATACAATCACATTGTATGTCAGCACTTCCCGTGATATTACGTCCCTCAGTCCCATTTTTACCTACGACGGGAAAATGGTGAGTGTAAATGGCATAGAACAAATAAGTGGATATACAAAGCAAAACTTTTCAAACCAAATCATTTATGATGTAACCGCAAGGAATGGAACGAAAGTTAGCTACACAGTAAATGTTGTGAAAGTTACTCCTCTCAGCAGTTTAACTTATTCTGAAAATCCGGCAAGATACGGAGTGGATGTAAGTATTACAAATAATGTCCCTACAGTAACAGGAACGGTCAGTTCTTACTCTGTAAGTCCGGCTTTGCCCGCAGGACTCAGCATAAATTCATCAAATGGTATTATTTCCGGAACCCCGACTATCCTTCAGGCAAGCAGCAACTATACAATAACTGCGGTGAATCCTATCGATAGCATTTCCTATAACCTGAGCATAGAAATAAAGGAACCCAGTGCTTCGGATATGGTAGGTACAAGTGCAGGTCAGGTTTTGTTCTATGACGTGGTGAATGATTTAAGTGGAAATGCTTACGTAGTTGGCACTACTTTCGGTAGTATTAACGGCCAGATAATCAATGGTAGTGGAGATGCACTGCTGTCAAAATATGACAACAATGGAAAGCATATTTGGACAAGACTGATTGGAGTATTCGGTAAATCAACTCAAGGGAATTCATTAAGCATTTGTAATTCAGGAAATATATATATATCAGGTTCCAGCACAGGCGGATTATCCGGCCAGGCTTTAAATGGTATTGAAGATGTATTTATCGCAAAATACGATTCTAATGGAAATCTAATATGGTTGAGACAGAGAGGAGGAAGCGGAGTAACCATCCAGCCCTCCGAGAGTACAATTTGTGACTCTTCTGAGAATATTTATATTACTTCCCGCACAAATGGAGCTTTTGATTCTCAGACTTTTAATGGCTCAACCGATGCCTTTATTATAAAATATGATTTGAATGGAAACTGGCAGTGGACAAGATTATTAGCGGAAACAACTGCAAAATCTACATTCGGTAAAGATCTGGAAATTGATGCTTCCGGAAATATTTATCTTATAGGAGTAACTCAAGCAGTACTCGCTTCAGGAACAGCTCCTGCAAATACTAAAGCTAATATAACTAATAGAGATCTTTTTATTGCAAAATATCAGTCAGATGGAACCTTTAATTGGGCCAGACAGACCGAAGGTCCGGTCATAGGAACGGATATAATGACTATGCAGGTTCAGATAGATAAACTCAATAATAAACTTTATCTCGGTGGCTATGCAAGTGGAACTTTTAATGGACAGAGCTTGACTGGTCTTAATGATGCTTTTGTAAGCGAGTATGATGCAAATGGGAACCATGTCTGGACAAAACTTTATGGCCTGGGCTCTAAATCAGTATTCACATACAATCTGAAATTATATAACTCTAAACTTTATCTTATTGGCTCTACCGATGCTCCATTAAACGGAAGCACAGTAACGGGAACACTGGATGGTTTTATAATGACTCTTTCGAATACGGGTATTCTTGAAACTGTAAAATTGTTTGGTTATCCGGGAGGAAGTAATTCTTTTTTAAGTCTGAGTTTTTATCCTCCAAACCAGATGTTCATTGTTGGTTATACTAATACAATTTTTGACGGTATCTCTCCGCTAGGAACCAATAATAACGGACTCTTTTTTAAATATATTCCCAGATAG